GATATTTAATCCTTTTTCATCGTTAACAATGTTCAATAATTTTACTACTTCCTTTAGATTCTGTAAAGGTTCTCCACTTCCCATCAACACAACGTTAGCTATTCTTTGATTAATTTCCTTAGTTACAGATAGTATTTGACTTAGCATTTCTCCCGCACTAAGATTTCTATCAAGACCATCTAAGCCAGAGGCACAAAAGCTACAGCCCATAGCACAACCTATCTGAGTAGATATACATATACTAGCACCATGCTTGTAACGCATCAATACCGACTCTACCATTTTACCGTCAGGAAGTTGAAAAAGAAATTTCTCTGTTCCATCTTTTGATACTTGTTTTTTCCGTATTTCTGCAAAGGACAGCGTAAAGCTTTCTGATAACTGCTTTCTCATTTCTTTTGATAAATTCGTCATTTCTTCAAAAGAAACCCCTTTATTAACCCATTCAAAAATTTGGTTCCCTCGGTAATTAGGCATGTCCATGTGATTTATTTCTCGGGACAGTTCTTCTCTTGTCATTGATCTTAAATCTTTTTTCAAAAATTTTCCTCCTAGTGAGTTCATTGCTCTAACCTTCTAATTTTAGCTATAAAAAATCCGTCAAAATTTTCATGTATCGTTGGATTTAAGAACTTCATTCCTTCTCCATCAAGCATAAACTCAGACTCTTTTTCCAGAAACTCCATTACGACATCTTCATTTTCATATGGTAGCATCGTACAAGTAGAGTAAAGAATAACACCACCAGGTTTCACATACTTAGAAGCCGTTCTCAGCATTTCTTTTTGAATTTTAGATATCTCGATCAATTGTTCCTTGTTTTTATGGGCATATTTTATTTCCGGTTTCCGTCGAATCATCCCTAAACTAGAGCACGGTGCATCTAACAATACTTTGTCGAAACTATTTGTAAACGAATGTTCTACAACAGTCGCATCATGTACTTTCGTTATAATATTACTAATTCCCATACGGTCTATATGACCTTTCAGTTGATTCAATCTTTTCACAGAAAGATCTCCAGCTAGTATTTCTCCCGTGTTCTTCATTCTTTCTGCCATAAAAATACTTTTTCCACCAGGAGCCGCTGCCATGTCAAATATTTTTTCGCCTGGCACAGGATCTAATATATCGACTGCCATCATTGAACCAAGACTCTGAATCTGAAACCATCCATTTAGGTAAGCCTTCGACTTCATTAAATGTCTTTCAGATTCAATTAGCTTAAGTGCTTCCGGTATCCATTGTGTTTGCTCTACAATAATCCCATCAATTTTAAGTGAATGTATCAGCTCGTTTGGCTTACATTTTAGCAAATTACAACGAAGAAACAGATCAGGCCTCTGTTTATTTATTTCAAGGATGTTCAAAGTAGCACCGTGACCATAATAGGCTATCATTTCATGAATAATCCATTTGGGGTATGAGTAGTGTAAGGACAAAGACTCTAGTGATTGTGAAGGCACCATTCTTTTAGCTAAATCGTCTTTTTGCCTAGCAAAGTTTCTTAATATCCCGTTAACAAATCCACTGGCAGAATGGTTTGTTTTCTTAGTAATTTTTACTGCTTCATTCACAATAGCAAAGTCTGGTATCCTATCAAAATTTAACATTTGATAGATGGAAGCCAGTAAGATATATTTGATTTGAGGCTGCATTTTTTTTACTGGCCTTTTGCTAAGAATCCCAAGATAACCCTCTAATCTCATCATTTGATCTAGTGTTCCATATACTATGTTCACAAAAAGGTTAGTATCCTCTTTTGACCAATTCTCTTGATGAATAAATTCATTAACGACTATATTAGAAAAAGATTTTTTTTCAACTACAAGCTGAATTGCTTCAACCGCTTTTTCTCGTGGTGTTTTTTTCATTTTTTCACTCCAATACACAAAATAAAGGCGCTGCTAACGCCTTTATCTGATCGTTTATGATCTTCTGTTTCTTATCAAAATCAATCTCATCAATTGCGCCAAAGCTGTTGCCATAGCAGCAACATAAGTGAGTGCTGCTGCATTTAAGACTTTTTTAGAATGAGGCATCTCATCCTGGGTAATAAAACCGCCAGCACCCAATAAGTGGATCGCTTGGCTACTCGCATTAAACTCCACTGGCAACGTTACCACCTGAAAAAGAACAGCTGCCAGATATAGTAAAATCCCAACATCTATCAGGTTTAAAGAATCAAAAATAAAACCTCCTATTACAAAAAACCACGCCATTGAAGAACCAAAACTTGCAATAGGAAAGATTGAGTTTCGTATTGTAAGAGGTGCATATCCATTGGCATGTTGCAAGGCATGCCCTACTTCATGCGCTGCAACGCTAACAGCCGCAACTGACGTTCCTTGATATACTTCTTTTGAAAGACGTAAGATTCGATTCCTAGGGTCATAATGGTCAGATAAGTATCCCTGACTCATTTCGATGGGTATATTCTGAAGATTATGATCATCTAGAATCATTCGTGCCACTTCACGCCCGGTATACCCTTTTCGAGAAGCAATTCTTAAATACTTAGAAAAAGTTACTTTCACTTTATTTTGAGCATACATAGCAAAAATAATCGCAGGAATCAAATAAATCATTCCTGTAGTTTGAAATCCTATCACTTTTTTTCACCTCTTAAAAAATACTTTATAATGTCTTCCACTTCTTTTTTTTGTACAATAGTATTATAACAAGGACCCTCTGGTCGCTCATTGATAATAGCATATACAGGAATACCCTTCACATCCATAAGCCCGCTAACTAGATCCCTCTCACAGGCAATAGCTATGATGAGTTTTGGTTTTTTTTCCTTTATCCTTTTTCTTGCTAATGTTCCTCCAGTAACTACATCACATTGAACGCCATAGGTTTGTTGGAGATATTTCAAGTCTCCTACATTACACATACCACATTCCTGACAAAGTGCTATGCTATTAGTTACTTTAATGGAACAGTGAGCCTTTTGCAAACAATGAGGTGTTACCAGAAGAATATCTTTTCCATGATAGCTTTTACATTCACTCATCGTAAGTTTATTGTTTAGCAATGTGAATGCTTTCCGCACATCATTTTTATCCCTTTTGATTAACTTACCTACCATTTTTAGAAATGGATAAATCCACTTCAGCGAATGTTTTGTCCATTTCAAAATTAAAACGGAAACACTTTTATTATAGCATATCCTAAAATAGGTATACAAACTTACCAACAGCATCATAAAAAAAGAAATAAACGTTATAAGCGCTATTCCGTTAAATATTATATAAGCACTCATATGACCTCCCACCGTTAGCCATCCAACCAGTAGGATCAATAGCAAAGAAATAGAGATAGAAATCATTAATAAACCAATTGTATTTTTCGTAACATTTTGATAGTCATTTATTTCATTTCTCATTATCTTAAGTCCCTAACGTAACATTTGCACTAATAGTATTCCCCGTTAAAAACGAGCTAACGGCCATACGCTTTTTTCCTGGCATTTGAATCTCTTCTATTAATAGTTGATCCTCAGCCGTATCTACTAAAATGCCATGTTTTGAAACCTGTCGAATCAATCCTGGGCACTGTGAATTTGATGGCATTTTGATCACTTTACTCTGCCATATCTTCATCTTTTCTCCTCGGCAAAAAGAATAAGCTACTGGCCAAGGCTGCGTACCTCGAATCAAACAATGAATTGAAGATGCAGGCTGGTTCCAGTTAATTTCCCCCGTATCTCTTTGTAACATAGGAGCATAAGTAGATGCATCCGAGTTCTGTGGCTCAGCTTTAAGCTTCCCTTCTCTCAAGGTTTCTAATGTTTTTATCATCAATTCAGCTCCCAAAGTAGCTAATTTGTCATGCATTGTTACAGAAGTATCTGTATCCTCAATGGGAATCGACTCTCTCAACAAC
This genomic interval from Tindallia magadiensis contains the following:
- the rlmN gene encoding 23S rRNA (adenine(2503)-C(2))-methyltransferase RlmN, coding for MKKDLRSMTREELSREINHMDMPNYRGNQIFEWVNKGVSFEEMTNLSKEMRKQLSESFTLSFAEIRKKQVSKDGTEKFLFQLPDGKMVESVLMRYKHGASICISTQIGCAMGCSFCASGLDGLDRNLSAGEMLSQILSVTKEINQRIANVVLMGSGEPLQNLKEVVKLLNIVNDEKGLNISMRHITISTCGLVPQIYELADLKLPVNLAISLHAASDTIRRSIMPIALKFSIADTLKACDYYIDKTNRRITFEYALIPGLNDHEEEIRTLAGHLRNKLCHVNFIPVNPVNELFSHSKKRDYRELIEILKKHKIPATIRRELGADIDAACGQLKQQVKYKD
- the rsmB gene encoding 16S rRNA (cytosine(967)-C(5))-methyltransferase RsmB, encoding MKKTPREKAVEAIQLVVEKKSFSNIVVNEFIHQENWSKEDTNLFVNIVYGTLDQMMRLEGYLGILSKRPVKKMQPQIKYILLASIYQMLNFDRIPDFAIVNEAVKITKKTNHSASGFVNGILRNFARQKDDLAKRMVPSQSLESLSLHYSYPKWIIHEMIAYYGHGATLNILEINKQRPDLFLRCNLLKCKPNELIHSLKIDGIIVEQTQWIPEALKLIESERHLMKSKAYLNGWFQIQSLGSMMAVDILDPVPGEKIFDMAAAPGGKSIFMAERMKNTGEILAGDLSVKRLNQLKGHIDRMGISNIITKVHDATVVEHSFTNSFDKVLLDAPCSSLGMIRRKPEIKYAHKNKEQLIEISKIQKEMLRTASKYVKPGGVILYSTCTMLPYENEDVVMEFLEKESEFMLDGEGMKFLNPTIHENFDGFFIAKIRRLEQ
- a CDS encoding zinc metallopeptidase → MIYLIPAIIFAMYAQNKVKVTFSKYLRIASRKGYTGREVARMILDDHNLQNIPIEMSQGYLSDHYDPRNRILRLSKEVYQGTSVAAVSVAAHEVGHALQHANGYAPLTIRNSIFPIASFGSSMAWFFVIGGFIFDSLNLIDVGILLYLAAVLFQVVTLPVEFNASSQAIHLLGAGGFITQDEMPHSKKVLNAAALTYVAAMATALAQLMRLILIRNRRS
- a CDS encoding DUF116 domain-containing protein; translated protein: MRNEINDYQNVTKNTIGLLMISISISLLLILLVGWLTVGGHMSAYIIFNGIALITFISFFMMLLVSLYTYFRICYNKSVSVLILKWTKHSLKWIYPFLKMVGKLIKRDKNDVRKAFTLLNNKLTMSECKSYHGKDILLVTPHCLQKAHCSIKVTNSIALCQECGMCNVGDLKYLQQTYGVQCDVVTGGTLARKRIKEKKPKLIIAIACERDLVSGLMDVKGIPVYAIINERPEGPCYNTIVQKKEVEDIIKYFLRGEKK
- the fmt gene encoding methionyl-tRNA formyltransferase gives rise to the protein MKIVYMGTPDFAVPTLIALTNSERDEIVGIFTQPDRPKGRGHRMMMPPVKEKALDYGIPVFQPEKKIGEAEIQILKELDPDLIVVAAYGHILPKTVIQLPLYGCINVHASLLPKYRGAAPIQWAIINGEKETGVTTMQMDTGLDTGDMLLRESIPIEDTDTSVTMHDKLATLGAELMIKTLETLREGKLKAEPQNSDASTYAPMLQRDTGEINWNQPASSIHCLIRGTQPWPVAYSFCRGEKMKIWQSKVIKMPSNSQCPGLIRQVSKHGILVDTAEDQLLIEEIQMPGKKRMAVSSFLTGNTISANVTLGT